One Tomitella gaofuii DNA segment encodes these proteins:
- a CDS encoding ISL3 family transposase — MHCTDTVADTICRTVELGVTITGAAADSEDRTRIWCSVIGPDPRCPECRIPGQLRDHAERVLTDTPAAGHPVELHVAVPRFVCLTAGCPRSIFRADITGIASPRSVVTTRTERWILQRIAIDKMSVAAVAANLGIAWKTVNQIAVDAARTMVYDGGHLDGVRHLGVDEHKWKHVRGQGDSSWVTVLIDLTPAVDGTGPARLLDMIAGRSKKVLQDWMISRGQAFRDRITVVAMDGFAGYRTATGEELPRARIVMDPFHVVQLAGEKLDRCRTRIQQATCGHRGRKDDPLYKIRRILHTRVELLTDTQKDLLAESLTSHDDHVAVEITHQVYQQMIAAYEHPQRRDGKILMFKVLKRIHKGLPPGLDELAQLGRSLWARRKEILAYFDTGVSNGPVEAVNGRLEHLRGIAQGFRNLDHYILRSLLHSGQLAERINAL; from the coding sequence TTGCACTGTACTGACACCGTCGCCGACACGATCTGCCGAACCGTCGAACTCGGCGTCACGATCACCGGAGCGGCCGCCGACAGCGAGGACCGCACGCGCATCTGGTGCAGCGTCATCGGCCCCGACCCGCGGTGCCCCGAGTGCCGAATCCCAGGTCAACTACGCGATCACGCTGAAAGGGTCCTCACCGACACCCCGGCTGCCGGGCATCCGGTCGAGCTGCACGTCGCCGTGCCGCGCTTCGTGTGCCTGACGGCGGGGTGCCCGCGGTCGATCTTCCGTGCGGACATCACCGGTATCGCGTCGCCGCGGTCGGTGGTCACGACCCGGACCGAGCGGTGGATCCTGCAGCGCATCGCGATCGACAAGATGAGCGTCGCCGCGGTCGCCGCCAACCTGGGCATCGCCTGGAAGACCGTCAACCAGATCGCCGTCGACGCCGCCCGGACCATGGTCTACGACGGCGGCCATCTCGACGGCGTACGGCACCTCGGCGTCGACGAGCACAAATGGAAACATGTGCGCGGGCAGGGTGATTCGAGTTGGGTGACGGTCCTGATCGATCTGACTCCGGCCGTGGACGGCACCGGACCGGCACGGCTGCTGGACATGATCGCCGGCCGGTCCAAGAAAGTACTTCAAGACTGGATGATCAGCCGCGGCCAGGCGTTTCGTGACAGGATCACGGTGGTGGCGATGGACGGGTTCGCCGGCTACCGCACCGCCACCGGCGAGGAACTGCCGCGGGCGCGGATCGTGATGGACCCGTTCCACGTCGTGCAGTTGGCCGGCGAGAAACTCGATCGATGCCGTACCCGCATCCAGCAGGCCACGTGCGGGCACCGCGGCCGCAAAGACGATCCTCTCTATAAGATCCGCCGGATCCTGCACACCCGCGTCGAGCTGCTCACCGACACGCAGAAGGACCTGCTGGCCGAGTCGCTGACCAGCCATGACGACCATGTCGCGGTCGAGATCACCCACCAGGTGTATCAGCAGATGATCGCCGCCTACGAGCATCCGCAACGCCGCGACGGCAAGATACTGATGTTCAAGGTCCTCAAACGCATCCACAAGGGCCTGCCCCCGGGTCTGGACGAGCTCGCCCAGCTCGGCCGCAGCCTGTGGGCCCGCCGCAAGGAGATCCTGGCGTATTTCGACACCGGCGTCTCCAACGGGCCCGTCGAGGCCGTCAACGGCCGCCTGGAACATCTCCGCGGCATCGCCCAGGGCTTCCGCAACCTCGACCACTACATCTTGCGGTCACTGCTGCACTCCGGCCAACTCGCAGAACGCATCAACGCACTCTAA
- a CDS encoding UDP-glucose/GDP-mannose dehydrogenase family protein, whose amino-acid sequence MTQGNLRAAPGWGGSCLPKDTRVLAAIAKKHPANMPVLAATIRSNSLQRHRVVGAVRRAIGPDRLVGARIALLGITFKAGTEDTRDSPALDVAHRLAAQGANVIACDPSVVEPIESTVDALIDLCDDPYAATAGAHAVVVLTEWPQFQALDWNRIAEAMRESRCVDTRGLLDGKTLRGAGFKYVRTGNGRPGIPNGFEPDA is encoded by the coding sequence ATGACGCAGGGCAACCTGCGCGCCGCCCCCGGGTGGGGCGGCTCTTGTCTGCCCAAAGATACGAGAGTCCTGGCTGCGATCGCAAAGAAGCACCCTGCGAACATGCCTGTTCTCGCCGCCACGATCCGCTCGAACTCCCTCCAGCGTCACAGGGTGGTGGGCGCGGTGCGCCGCGCGATCGGGCCCGATCGGCTCGTCGGCGCCCGGATAGCGCTCCTCGGAATCACGTTCAAGGCCGGTACCGAGGACACACGTGACTCGCCGGCGCTCGACGTAGCCCACCGCCTCGCCGCCCAGGGCGCCAACGTCATCGCGTGCGATCCGTCTGTTGTCGAACCGATCGAGTCCACCGTCGACGCGCTGATCGATTTGTGCGACGACCCCTACGCCGCCACGGCGGGGGCGCACGCCGTCGTCGTCCTCACTGAATGGCCCCAGTTCCAGGCGCTCGATTGGAACCGGATCGCAGAGGCCATGCGTGAAAGCCGATGTGTGGACACGCGAGGACTTCTCGACGGAAAGACTCTGCGTGGCGCGGGGTTCAAGTATGTGCGTACCGGCAATGGCCGCCCGGGTATCCCGAACGGATTCGAGCCGGACGCGTGA
- a CDS encoding glycosyltransferase family 2 protein — translation MDAFHAVGGFSELLWFGAEEKLLSMDLTAAGWAICYIADALAHHMSSTRRPPPRWRRAIEQRNELLICLMRRPPMSLLRRMARLARAAPSDPVARSALAGFLRRAPAAYRLRRRLPASVEAMAAAFERPHLTEAKNP, via the coding sequence GTGGATGCCTTTCACGCTGTCGGCGGCTTCAGCGAACTGCTGTGGTTCGGGGCGGAGGAGAAACTCCTGTCGATGGACCTCACCGCCGCCGGCTGGGCGATCTGCTATATCGCCGACGCACTCGCGCACCATATGTCTTCCACCCGGCGCCCGCCCCCGCGATGGCGGCGCGCCATCGAGCAGCGCAACGAGCTGCTGATCTGCCTGATGCGCAGGCCGCCGATGTCTCTGCTCCGCCGCATGGCGCGGCTCGCGCGCGCGGCGCCGTCGGACCCCGTCGCGCGCAGCGCGCTCGCAGGATTCCTCCGGCGCGCGCCCGCCGCATACCGGCTGCGCCGACGACTCCCCGCGTCCGTCGAAGCGATGGCGGCCGCGTTCGAACGCCCGCACCTCACGGAGGCGAAGAACCCATGA
- a CDS encoding glycosyltransferase family 2 protein, producing MNATDTTIVITTRNRADSLEHTLTRLTEHGEPWPIFVVDNAAAGRNFGVQAAGTRYVAFADDDSWWDPASLAR from the coding sequence GTGAACGCCACAGACACCACCATCGTCATCACGACCCGCAATCGGGCCGACTCGCTGGAGCACACCCTCACACGGCTTACCGAGCACGGCGAACCGTGGCCGATCTTCGTTGTGGACAATGCCGCCGCCGGCCGGAACTTCGGCGTGCAGGCCGCGGGGACCCGCTACGTCGCCTTCGCCGACGACGATTCGTGGTGGGATCCGGCCTCTCTCGCGCGCTGA
- a CDS encoding polysaccharide pyruvyl transferase family protein: MQILLTSWASFVHGEATAGDVLAMRRVAHRLDSAAIRYDTCRSPHYRPAGLALDDADPSRYTHLVFVCGPAHGWQVAWLHHLFARCTRIAVGVSVTDLSDPAVDTRMGIDDAAMFAEPEQFFSVLRRMDVLVSTRLHGLVLGLKAGAPVLAVDPVSGTAKMTAQARGLRWPAVIPAAAVHEAFPSWWRWCLSPQARRAALACAGEMGSGAREPEQGPVDALLEALPS, from the coding sequence ATGCAGATTCTCCTGACGAGCTGGGCGAGCTTCGTCCACGGCGAGGCCACCGCCGGCGATGTCCTCGCGATGCGGCGTGTAGCCCACCGATTGGACTCGGCCGCAATCCGGTACGACACCTGCCGGAGCCCGCACTACCGTCCGGCCGGTTTGGCGCTGGACGACGCAGACCCCTCCCGGTACACCCACCTCGTGTTCGTCTGCGGGCCGGCCCACGGGTGGCAGGTGGCGTGGCTGCATCACCTGTTCGCCCGATGCACCCGGATCGCCGTGGGAGTGTCGGTGACCGACCTCTCCGACCCGGCCGTCGACACCCGGATGGGGATCGACGATGCGGCGATGTTCGCCGAGCCCGAGCAGTTCTTCTCGGTCCTCCGGCGGATGGACGTCCTCGTCTCGACACGCCTGCACGGCCTGGTCCTGGGACTGAAAGCGGGTGCGCCCGTTCTCGCAGTGGATCCGGTGTCAGGCACCGCGAAGATGACCGCGCAGGCGCGCGGGCTGCGGTGGCCCGCAGTCATCCCCGCCGCTGCCGTGCACGAAGCGTTCCCGTCGTGGTGGAGATGGTGCCTGTCTCCCCAGGCTCGACGTGCCGCCCTCGCCTGTGCCGGCGAAATGGGTTCCGGCGCCCGAGAGCCGGAACAGGGGCCGGTCGATGCTCTCCTCGAGGCCCTCCCATCGTGA
- a CDS encoding STAS domain-containing protein: protein MNVSEEALTENGVVGDGGVGAAVESHQAEGFHVAAPKNSSILRQGGRIVTVVGEVDAESAAVFGEMLQSLADAGVDGLVLDLSGVGFIGSSGLASLIDFARVMRDRELTWSLCALRSVSRPLQMLDADTLWHVSANIGEAQRAVSNGAARL from the coding sequence GTGAACGTGTCGGAAGAGGCGCTGACGGAGAACGGCGTCGTCGGCGATGGAGGCGTTGGCGCCGCCGTTGAAAGCCACCAGGCGGAAGGTTTCCACGTTGCGGCCCCAAAGAATTCCAGCATCCTGAGGCAGGGCGGCCGCATCGTGACCGTCGTCGGCGAGGTCGACGCGGAGTCGGCGGCGGTGTTCGGCGAGATGCTGCAGTCCCTTGCCGATGCCGGCGTCGACGGCCTCGTCCTCGATCTGTCGGGCGTCGGGTTCATCGGCAGCAGCGGTCTCGCGTCCCTTATCGACTTCGCCCGTGTGATGCGCGATCGCGAACTGACGTGGTCGTTGTGTGCACTGCGCTCTGTATCGCGCCCACTGCAAATGCTGGACGCGGACACCCTTTGGCACGTCAGTGCGAACATCGGCGAGGCGCAACGGGCCGTGAGCAACGGGGCCGCGCGGCTCTGA
- a CDS encoding SigB/SigF/SigG family RNA polymerase sigma factor — protein MTVHRRPRRAGDDYADVPAALRALHSVPPGDGYDRRRDAVITRCLPLAEHIARRFHGRGEPFDDLLQVARLGLVNAIDRFDADKGDNFVAFAVPTIMGEVRRHFRDVGWAMHVPRRAKELHLAISTASERLAQSLGRSPSAAEVADELGLSIHEVTEGLIARSAYQPDSMDAPPSAGSEGLSLGDVVGGEDPDLENVEGYVAVKPHLDALPERERRILILRFFGEMTQSQIAERVGLSQMHVSRILARTLAELRDQLGRPV, from the coding sequence GTGACCGTTCACCGTCGCCCGCGCCGCGCCGGTGATGACTACGCCGACGTGCCGGCTGCGCTCCGGGCGTTGCACAGCGTTCCGCCAGGTGACGGCTATGACCGCCGCCGCGACGCGGTGATCACGCGCTGCCTGCCGCTCGCCGAGCACATCGCGCGGCGCTTCCACGGTCGCGGCGAGCCGTTCGACGACCTGCTGCAGGTGGCACGGTTGGGCCTGGTGAATGCCATCGACAGGTTCGATGCGGACAAGGGCGACAACTTCGTCGCCTTCGCGGTGCCGACGATCATGGGGGAGGTACGGCGGCACTTCCGCGACGTCGGCTGGGCGATGCACGTGCCCCGGCGGGCGAAGGAGTTGCACTTGGCCATCTCTACCGCCTCCGAACGGCTTGCGCAGTCTCTCGGCCGCTCACCCTCCGCAGCGGAGGTCGCGGACGAGCTCGGACTGTCGATCCACGAGGTGACCGAGGGCCTCATTGCGCGTAGCGCCTACCAGCCCGACTCCATGGACGCGCCGCCGTCCGCCGGCTCCGAAGGGCTCAGCCTGGGCGATGTGGTGGGCGGCGAAGACCCCGACCTGGAGAACGTCGAGGGTTATGTCGCGGTCAAACCGCATCTTGATGCGTTGCCGGAGCGCGAAAGGCGGATCCTCATCCTCCGCTTCTTCGGGGAGATGACGCAGAGTCAGATCGCGGAGCGCGTGGGACTGTCGCAAATGCACGTCTCCCGCATCCTCGCGCGCACGCTCGCTGAACTGCGGGATCAGCTCGGCCGCCCGGTCTGA
- a CDS encoding ATP-binding protein — protein MYLATEPEVVDHRGPVTLTLDAASSQAPVARSVAETLAILYGFGLDEVADVKLAVDEACAQMERSVADNPAITMTIEVRRHVMSVSVSAELPAGAEVHEAGFGWHVLHTLTDEARVTAGKTGPVGAGRSWSITFTKSSSVAA, from the coding sequence ATGTATCTGGCCACCGAACCGGAGGTAGTCGACCACCGCGGACCCGTCACCCTGACGCTCGATGCCGCCTCGTCCCAGGCCCCGGTGGCGAGGTCCGTGGCCGAGACTCTGGCCATCCTGTACGGCTTCGGACTGGACGAGGTGGCGGATGTCAAACTGGCGGTGGACGAGGCGTGCGCTCAGATGGAGCGATCCGTGGCCGACAACCCGGCGATCACGATGACGATCGAGGTGCGCCGCCACGTCATGTCCGTCTCCGTGTCCGCGGAACTGCCCGCCGGGGCCGAGGTGCACGAGGCCGGCTTCGGTTGGCACGTCCTGCACACCCTCACCGATGAAGCCCGGGTCACTGCTGGCAAGACCGGCCCCGTAGGCGCGGGGCGCAGCTGGTCGATCACCTTCACGAAGAGCTCGAGCGTAGCGGCGTGA
- a CDS encoding NAD-dependent succinate-semialdehyde dehydrogenase, giving the protein MSASGPDAEPFRSINPYSGETLGEFPYLEIAQLDAIIDRAHAGFEQWRERSAQERADIVSRAAELVRERADDLARTISAEMGKLVGEARWEIEVSADILRYYGDNGPRFLEPEHLDIAEGGDARVVYEPLGVLLGIEPWNFPLYQVVRLAAPNLVAGNTILLKHTSTCPMTALKIERIFADAGTGEGVYTNVFLRTRDVERVIAHPSVQGVALTGSDAAGAAVAEQAGRHVTKCMLELGGNDPFIVLDSADLESTVDMAVQGRMFNTGQSCVASKRFFVPEDMHDRFVDALAARFSDYAPGDPMDPETTLGPLSSEEAADGLLEQVQDAVDKGARVVVGGGRPPGPERGPAGSRAFVQPTVLTGVTPEMRAFSEELFGPVAVVHQVADADEAVRMANDSPYGLGATIVGSDAEVAQQVARRVESGMVWINAPTLTQADLPFGGIKRSGFGRELSRMGMYEFVNRKLVRTVPS; this is encoded by the coding sequence ATGAGCGCCAGCGGACCGGATGCGGAACCGTTCCGCTCCATCAACCCGTACTCCGGCGAGACGCTCGGCGAGTTCCCGTATCTGGAGATCGCACAGCTCGACGCGATCATCGACCGCGCACACGCCGGCTTCGAGCAGTGGCGGGAACGCAGCGCACAGGAACGCGCCGACATCGTCTCCCGCGCCGCGGAGTTGGTCCGTGAGCGGGCGGACGACCTTGCCCGCACCATCAGCGCGGAGATGGGCAAGCTCGTCGGCGAGGCCCGCTGGGAGATCGAAGTGTCCGCCGACATCCTGCGCTATTACGGCGACAACGGGCCCCGGTTCCTCGAGCCGGAGCATCTCGACATCGCGGAGGGCGGCGACGCCCGCGTCGTCTACGAGCCGCTCGGCGTCCTCCTCGGCATCGAACCGTGGAACTTCCCGCTCTATCAAGTGGTGCGCCTGGCCGCGCCGAACCTCGTCGCAGGCAACACGATCCTGCTCAAGCACACGTCCACGTGCCCGATGACCGCGCTCAAGATCGAGCGGATCTTCGCCGACGCCGGCACCGGTGAGGGCGTCTACACCAACGTGTTCCTGCGCACGCGGGACGTCGAACGGGTCATCGCACACCCGTCCGTGCAGGGCGTCGCGTTGACGGGCAGCGACGCGGCCGGCGCTGCCGTTGCCGAGCAGGCCGGCCGCCACGTCACTAAGTGCATGCTCGAACTCGGCGGCAACGACCCGTTCATCGTGCTCGACAGCGCGGATCTGGAATCGACCGTGGACATGGCGGTGCAGGGGCGCATGTTCAATACCGGGCAAAGCTGCGTGGCATCGAAGCGGTTCTTCGTCCCCGAGGACATGCATGACCGTTTCGTCGACGCCCTGGCGGCGCGGTTCAGCGATTACGCCCCCGGGGACCCGATGGACCCCGAGACCACACTGGGCCCGTTGTCGTCGGAGGAAGCCGCGGACGGACTGCTCGAGCAGGTGCAGGACGCGGTGGACAAGGGCGCCCGCGTCGTCGTCGGCGGCGGTCGCCCGCCGGGGCCGGAGCGCGGGCCCGCCGGGTCGAGGGCGTTCGTCCAGCCGACGGTGCTCACCGGGGTCACTCCGGAGATGCGCGCGTTTTCCGAAGAGCTCTTCGGGCCGGTGGCGGTGGTGCATCAGGTCGCCGACGCCGACGAGGCCGTCCGCATGGCCAACGACTCGCCCTACGGGCTCGGCGCGACGATCGTCGGCTCCGATGCGGAAGTCGCGCAGCAGGTCGCACGCCGCGTCGAGTCCGGCATGGTCTGGATCAACGCGCCCACGCTCACCCAGGCCGATCTGCCCTTCGGCGGTATCAAACGCTCGGGCTTCGGCCGTGAGCTGTCACGAATGGGGATGTACGAGTTCGTCAATCGCAAGCTGGTGCGCACCGTGCCGTCGTGA
- a CDS encoding flavin reductase family protein: MDPDVQPTDEFARIAAASDSPMFIVTTCHDEERAGCLVGFGCQASIAPARFLVCLSDKNRTFRLARHASRLAVHLLGTDQYRLARLFGSCTGDEVDKFGACSWRPDAHGVPILAGVPAWFAGPITAVTGFGDHTGFVVTPDSAAGADRIAPLLTMHDVLGLDPGHPA; encoded by the coding sequence ATGGATCCCGACGTGCAGCCCACGGACGAGTTCGCACGGATCGCCGCAGCGTCGGACTCGCCGATGTTCATCGTCACCACCTGCCACGACGAGGAACGTGCCGGATGTCTCGTCGGCTTCGGATGCCAGGCCTCCATCGCACCGGCGCGGTTCTTGGTGTGCCTGTCCGACAAGAACCGCACCTTCCGGCTGGCCCGCCACGCATCCCGGCTGGCGGTGCATCTTCTCGGGACCGACCAGTATCGGCTCGCGCGCCTCTTCGGTTCGTGCACCGGAGACGAGGTCGACAAGTTCGGCGCATGCTCCTGGCGACCCGACGCCCACGGCGTGCCGATCCTCGCCGGCGTTCCGGCGTGGTTCGCGGGTCCGATCACCGCCGTCACCGGGTTCGGCGACCACACCGGATTCGTCGTCACCCCCGACTCGGCCGCCGGGGCGGACCGCATCGCCCCACTGTTGACGATGCATGACGTTCTCGGCCTCGATCCTGGCCACCCCGCATAG
- a CDS encoding phosphoketolase, translating to MQAEHPPGGRGDLSAVDAQWRAANYLAAGQLYLDDDPLLRRPLRQEDLKPRVVGHWGTVPGLTLVYSHVNRLICERDRDVLFVAGPGHGGPALLAHTFLEGSLSERDTTMPRDEAGVLSLFRAFSTPGGIPSHAAPNVPGSINEGGELGYSLAHAFGAVFDAPEALAVCVVGDGEAETGPMAASWHGTSFLDPVADGAVLPVLHLNGYKIAGPTVLSRMTPEDLHALLRGYGYEPVEVAGDRPEEVHADLAAALDGCVDRIDAVQDSARAGASSDGRIRWPMIVLRTPKGWTGPSVVDGTPVEGTFRAHQVPLAVSRDDPDRLPDLEHWLRSYRPQELFDAAGRPTPEVLRYVPDGDRRMGANPRADAGLVRRDLELPDPRTAAVGASEQGSAGAAPPRFPEHSPTEALGRHLRDVIARNPHDFRLFSPDEADSNRLSAVFETTDRVWRSGAQDPMEPGVRDENLGPHGRVMEVLSEHLCEGWLEGYLLTGRHGLLATYEAFAQVAASMVGQYAKWLESARAVSWRRPPASLNLLLTSHAWRQDHNGFSHQDPGFIDMVMNKKNDLVRVLFPPDANTLLAAADDALTSTGRINVLVAGKHPSPSYLTFDAAREHCTRGVSVWQDESTDQHPDVVLACAGETPTRETVAAARLLAAHAPRVRVRVVNVVDLLRLQDPAQEPRGLDDAQFDAVFTPDSPVIFAFHGYPGAVHRLTYRRSCHPQLHVHGYREEGTTTTPFDMLMLNGMDRYSLALDALDRAGPAARGDGAAAAGEFTRARADAKAYTRRHGVDDPRLTRMPPRS from the coding sequence GTGCAGGCAGAGCATCCCCCCGGCGGTCGGGGGGACCTGTCGGCCGTCGACGCCCAATGGCGCGCCGCGAACTACCTCGCCGCGGGGCAGCTGTATCTGGACGATGACCCGCTGCTGCGGCGGCCGCTGCGGCAGGAGGACCTCAAGCCGCGCGTCGTGGGCCATTGGGGGACCGTCCCCGGACTGACTCTGGTCTACAGCCACGTCAACCGCCTCATCTGCGAGCGCGATCGCGACGTGCTCTTCGTCGCCGGTCCGGGACACGGCGGCCCGGCGCTGCTGGCACACACGTTCCTGGAGGGGTCGCTGAGCGAACGCGACACGACGATGCCGCGCGACGAGGCCGGCGTGCTGAGCCTGTTCCGCGCGTTCTCCACGCCCGGCGGCATCCCGAGCCACGCCGCGCCGAACGTGCCGGGCTCGATCAACGAGGGCGGCGAGCTGGGCTACAGCCTCGCGCACGCCTTCGGCGCGGTGTTCGACGCGCCCGAGGCACTGGCGGTGTGCGTGGTGGGGGACGGCGAGGCGGAGACCGGTCCGATGGCGGCGTCGTGGCACGGCACCTCCTTCCTGGACCCCGTGGCGGACGGCGCGGTGCTGCCCGTCCTGCACCTGAACGGGTACAAGATCGCGGGACCCACAGTCCTGTCCCGGATGACTCCGGAAGATCTGCACGCGTTGTTGCGCGGGTACGGGTACGAGCCGGTGGAAGTCGCGGGCGACCGGCCCGAGGAGGTGCACGCCGACCTGGCCGCCGCCCTCGACGGGTGCGTCGACAGGATCGACGCGGTCCAGGACTCCGCACGCGCGGGTGCATCCTCGGACGGGCGGATCCGGTGGCCGATGATCGTGCTGCGCACCCCCAAGGGATGGACCGGCCCGTCCGTCGTCGACGGCACGCCCGTCGAGGGGACCTTCCGGGCGCACCAAGTGCCGCTGGCGGTGTCCCGCGACGACCCCGACCGCCTGCCGGACCTGGAGCACTGGTTACGCAGTTACCGGCCGCAGGAGCTGTTCGACGCAGCCGGGCGTCCCACGCCCGAAGTGCTCCGGTACGTGCCGGACGGCGACCGGCGGATGGGCGCCAACCCCCGGGCCGACGCCGGCCTCGTTCGCCGCGACCTCGAGCTGCCCGACCCGCGGACCGCCGCGGTCGGCGCATCGGAACAGGGGAGTGCCGGGGCCGCGCCCCCGAGGTTCCCGGAACACTCTCCGACCGAGGCGTTGGGCCGGCACCTGCGTGACGTGATCGCACGCAATCCGCACGACTTCCGGCTCTTCTCGCCGGACGAAGCCGATTCCAACAGGCTCTCGGCGGTGTTCGAGACCACCGACCGCGTGTGGCGGTCCGGCGCGCAGGACCCGATGGAGCCCGGGGTGCGGGACGAGAATCTGGGCCCGCACGGCCGTGTGATGGAGGTGCTCTCCGAGCATCTGTGCGAGGGTTGGCTGGAGGGGTACCTGCTCACCGGCCGGCACGGATTGCTGGCCACGTACGAGGCCTTCGCGCAGGTCGCCGCGAGCATGGTCGGCCAATACGCCAAGTGGCTGGAAAGCGCCCGCGCCGTGTCCTGGCGCCGGCCGCCCGCGTCGCTCAACCTGTTGCTCACCTCGCATGCCTGGCGCCAGGATCACAACGGCTTCTCGCACCAGGATCCGGGCTTCATCGACATGGTGATGAACAAGAAGAACGATCTGGTGCGGGTGTTGTTTCCGCCGGACGCCAACACGCTGCTCGCGGCTGCGGACGACGCCCTCACGAGTACGGGCCGCATCAATGTTCTCGTCGCCGGCAAGCACCCCTCGCCGAGCTATCTCACGTTCGACGCAGCGCGAGAGCACTGCACACGCGGTGTGAGCGTGTGGCAGGACGAAAGCACCGACCAGCACCCCGACGTGGTGTTGGCGTGCGCCGGAGAGACCCCGACGAGGGAGACCGTGGCGGCCGCGCGGCTGCTCGCAGCGCATGCGCCGCGTGTGCGTGTGCGCGTGGTCAACGTCGTGGACCTGCTGCGGCTGCAGGACCCTGCGCAGGAGCCGCGGGGCCTCGACGACGCGCAGTTCGATGCGGTCTTCACCCCGGACAGCCCGGTGATCTTCGCCTTCCACGGCTATCCCGGCGCAGTCCATCGGCTCACGTACCGCCGCTCCTGCCACCCGCAACTGCACGTGCACGGCTACCGCGAAGAAGGGACCACAACCACGCCGTTCGATATGCTCATGCTCAACGGCATGGACCGCTACAGCCTGGCGCTCGACGCCCTCGACCGCGCCGGGCCGGCCGCGCGCGGCGACGGCGCTGCGGCCGCCGGTGAGTTCACGCGCGCCCGCGCCGACGCCAAGGCGTACACGCGCAGGCACGGCGTCGACGATCCCCGACTGACGCGCATGCCGCCGCGCAGTTGA
- a CDS encoding type 1 glutamine amidotransferase domain-containing protein, with amino-acid sequence MNAAGDATGLGGRAIAMLVAPEGVEQIELTDPWRAVQQTGGRPTLVSTHAGTVQAFNHLDRGGTFEAEAVANAAAADDYDALVLPGGVANPDMLRTDADAVAFVRAFFDAGKPVAVICHGPWTLIEADAVRGRAITSWPSLRTDLRNAGAEWADQEVVVCDHGPNVLVSSRKPDDLPAFCSAMVRIFAAAGTG; translated from the coding sequence ATGAACGCAGCAGGCGACGCAACCGGATTGGGCGGGCGCGCGATCGCGATGCTGGTGGCGCCGGAGGGCGTCGAGCAGATCGAATTGACGGACCCCTGGCGGGCGGTGCAGCAGACGGGCGGCAGACCGACGCTTGTGTCGACCCATGCGGGCACGGTGCAGGCGTTCAACCACCTCGACCGCGGCGGAACATTCGAGGCGGAGGCCGTCGCGAACGCGGCCGCCGCCGACGATTACGACGCCCTCGTGCTGCCCGGCGGCGTCGCGAACCCCGATATGCTGCGGACCGACGCCGACGCGGTGGCATTCGTCCGCGCGTTCTTCGACGCGGGCAAGCCCGTGGCGGTGATCTGCCACGGGCCGTGGACTCTGATCGAGGCCGACGCCGTGCGCGGCCGGGCGATCACCTCGTGGCCCAGCCTGCGCACCGACCTGCGCAACGCCGGGGCGGAGTGGGCGGATCAGGAGGTCGTCGTCTGCGACCACGGGCCCAACGTCCTCGTGTCCAGCCGCAAACCCGACGACCTGCCCGCCTTCTGCTCCGCGATGGTGCGGATCTTCGCAGCCGCGGGCACGGGCTGA
- a CDS encoding RNA polymerase-binding protein RbpA, whose product MADRVLRGSRLGSVSYETDRDHDLAPRRTARYRCENGEEFEVPFSDDAEFPATWVGRNGLEGKLIEGTPQEEKKAKPPRTHWDMLRERRSLEELEVLLKERLDLHKTRRRSSAG is encoded by the coding sequence ATGGCAGATCGAGTTCTGCGGGGAAGCCGTCTCGGCTCCGTCAGCTACGAGACCGATCGCGACCACGACCTGGCACCGCGCCGCACTGCGCGGTACCGCTGCGAGAACGGCGAGGAGTTCGAGGTGCCGTTCTCGGACGACGCCGAGTTCCCCGCCACGTGGGTGGGGCGCAACGGGCTCGAAGGCAAGCTCATCGAGGGCACTCCGCAGGAGGAGAAGAAGGCCAAGCCGCCGCGTACGCACTGGGACATGCTGCGTGAGCGCAGGTCGCTCGAAGAGCTCGAGGTGCTGCTCAAAGAGCGTCTGGACCTGCACAAGACGCGTCGGCGCAGCTCCGCCGGCTGA